From a region of the Helicobacter hepaticus ATCC 51449 genome:
- a CDS encoding 4Fe-4S dicluster domain-containing protein: MEETNQNNQTNTSRRNFLKFLGVASVSAVSVNAAQSTDSKQPQYKMASIIDLGLCDGCRDREIPACVEACKAKNTTNFPEPIAEIPYYFPRKVYEDYSKDRANTKRLTPYNWTYVESLKVEDRDIYVPRRCMHCDDPTCQKLCPFGVISKDSNGAVKIDDEYCFGGAKCRDVCPWGIPQRQAGVGIYLKIAPKLAGGGAMYKCDSCADLLAKNQKPACEVQCPKKAIIFGDREEILTKAKALQKAYKGDKEGTYIYGDTQNGGTSTFYVSPVSFEQIQESLNKKHNFTQEQPQKMGIPHMNLAIKNFVSEDSALIKSVLLAPVAGVIAGGIAVAMANRTDKKEGK, encoded by the coding sequence ATGGAAGAAACCAATCAAAACAATCAGACAAATACATCGCGTAGGAATTTTTTAAAATTTCTAGGCGTGGCAAGTGTGAGTGCTGTGAGCGTTAATGCGGCACAATCCACAGATTCTAAGCAACCACAATATAAAATGGCTTCCATTATAGATTTGGGATTGTGCGATGGGTGCAGAGATAGGGAGATTCCCGCTTGTGTTGAGGCTTGTAAAGCAAAAAATACGACAAATTTTCCCGAGCCAATAGCGGAGATTCCGTATTATTTTCCGCGAAAAGTCTATGAGGATTATTCCAAAGATAGAGCAAATACTAAGCGTTTAACCCCTTATAATTGGACTTATGTGGAATCTCTAAAGGTTGAGGATAGAGACATATATGTGCCTAGACGTTGTATGCACTGCGATGATCCGACTTGCCAGAAGCTCTGCCCCTTTGGCGTGATTTCTAAGGATTCTAATGGCGCGGTAAAAATTGATGATGAATATTGCTTTGGCGGTGCAAAATGTAGAGATGTATGCCCTTGGGGGATTCCACAAAGACAAGCAGGAGTTGGAATCTATTTGAAAATAGCGCCCAAACTTGCAGGGGGAGGAGCAATGTATAAATGCGATAGCTGCGCGGATTTACTCGCCAAGAATCAAAAACCAGCTTGTGAGGTGCAATGCCCCAAAAAAGCCATAATCTTTGGAGATAGAGAGGAAATACTTACCAAAGCTAAGGCATTGCAAAAAGCGTATAAGGGAGACAAAGAGGGGACTTATATCTATGGGGATACGCAAAATGGTGGCACTTCTACATTTTATGTCTCGCCAGTGTCGTTTGAGCAAATCCAAGAATCTTTAAACAAAAAACACAATTTCACACAAGAACAACCACAAAAAATGGGGATTCCCCATATGAATCTTGCAATTAAAAACTTTGTGAGTGAGGATTCTGCTTTGATTAAAAGTGTGCTTTTAGCTCCTGTTGCGGGGGTAATAGCAGGAGGTATTGCTGTGGCAATGGCAAATAGAACCGATAAAAAGGAGGGAAAATGA
- a CDS encoding formate dehydrogenase subunit gamma — translation MKEAKIQRQSAQNRIVHWGVAISIFGLIFSGILQMPISKRYMLNELPLMAWSGDYSISLVVHYVFAIALLFFVGFHLMFHFGRKEFDILPKKGDFGKSIAVIKAMLFKGEEPPSEKYLPEQRLAYVGIAMVILLLVVTGMIKTYKNLAGFNLSEGTMFWVTQLHNLGMFLMILAIIGHLAAFIFKANRPLLSGMFSGKVSANYILHRHTLWKNGVKKAEEALAE, via the coding sequence ATGAAAGAGGCAAAAATACAAAGACAAAGTGCGCAAAATAGAATCGTGCATTGGGGTGTTGCAATAAGTATTTTTGGGCTTATTTTTAGCGGAATCTTGCAAATGCCAATCAGTAAGCGTTATATGCTCAATGAATTGCCTTTAATGGCTTGGAGCGGGGATTATTCTATCTCTTTAGTTGTGCATTATGTGTTTGCGATTGCTTTATTATTCTTTGTGGGATTCCATTTGATGTTTCACTTTGGGCGAAAGGAGTTTGATATACTCCCTAAAAAGGGCGATTTTGGTAAAAGCATTGCTGTGATTAAGGCGATGTTGTTTAAGGGAGAGGAGCCACCAAGTGAGAAATATTTGCCCGAGCAAAGACTTGCTTATGTGGGAATTGCGATGGTGATTTTGCTTTTGGTTGTTACTGGAATGATTAAAACTTATAAAAACCTAGCAGGATTTAATCTAAGTGAGGGGACAATGTTTTGGGTTACGCAGCTGCATAATTTGGGAATGTTTTTGATGATTTTAGCAATTATCGGGCATTTAGCTGCTTTTATCTTTAAAGCAAATCGTCCTTTGCTTAGTGGAATGTTTAGTGGAAAAGTGAGTGCAAACTACATTTTACACAGGCATACACTATGGAAAAATGGCGTAAAAAAGGCAGAGGAAGCATTGGCAGAATAG
- a CDS encoding amino acid ABC transporter ATP-binding protein, with protein MIELKNVNKFYGRHHVLKDINLTIKDGEKLVIIGPSGSGKSTTIRCMNGLEEVSSGEVVVEGITLNHKTKTKICREYCAMVFQHFNLYPHLNVLENLTLAPIKLRGKSKKEAQELAYKYLEVVGLVDKAKVYPATLSGGQQQRVAIARSLCTQKPYILFDEPTSALDPETIQEVLDVMREISHQSNTTMVVVTHEMGFAREVSDRIIFMEDGAIVEESVPKEFFASPKTERAKAFLGKILSH; from the coding sequence GTGATTGAATTAAAAAATGTGAATAAATTTTATGGTCGTCATCACGTATTAAAGGATATTAATTTGACAATTAAGGATGGCGAGAAGCTTGTTATCATTGGACCAAGTGGGAGCGGCAAGAGCACGACTATTCGATGTATGAATGGGCTTGAAGAGGTGAGTTCTGGCGAGGTAGTTGTAGAGGGCATTACGCTTAATCATAAAACAAAAACAAAGATTTGTCGAGAATATTGTGCAATGGTGTTTCAGCATTTTAATCTCTATCCACATTTGAATGTGCTTGAAAATCTCACGCTTGCACCCATTAAACTACGAGGTAAAAGTAAAAAAGAGGCTCAAGAATTAGCTTATAAATACCTTGAAGTTGTAGGACTTGTAGATAAGGCAAAGGTTTATCCAGCGACACTAAGCGGAGGACAGCAGCAACGTGTAGCGATTGCGAGAAGTCTTTGCACCCAAAAGCCCTATATTCTTTTTGATGAGCCTACCTCTGCTCTTGACCCTGAAACTATACAAGAGGTTTTAGATGTTATGCGAGAAATTTCACATCAAAGCAATACAACTATGGTTGTTGTAACGCACGAGATGGGTTTTGCAAGGGAAGTGAGCGATAGAATTATCTTTATGGAAGATGGTGCTATTGTGGAAGAAAGTGTGCCTAAAGAATTTTTTGCGTCTCCAAAAACGGAACGAGCTAAAGCATTCTTGGGAAAAATTTTAAGTCATTAA
- a CDS encoding transporter substrate-binding domain-containing protein has protein sequence MRSCVNVKRLLKVAGLFLFLSMFALQANAGMLEDIKKKDELVVGVKNDIPHFALLDQKTKEIKGFEIDVAKLLAKHILGNENKLKLVAVNAKTRGPLLDNGSIDVVIATFTITPERKRTYNFSEPYYKDSVGLLVLKEKGYKSLADMKDATIGVAQAATSKRAIASAAKKLGINVKFNEFPDYPSIKAALDAKRIDAFSVDKSILLGYVDKKSEILSDSFEPQEYGIVSPKKDKEFAAFIDTFVKKNKAQIDELAKKWGL, from the coding sequence ATGAGAAGTTGTGTAAATGTGAAAAGATTGCTCAAAGTGGCAGGATTATTTTTGTTTTTAAGTATGTTTGCTTTGCAAGCAAATGCAGGTATGTTGGAAGATATTAAGAAAAAAGATGAGCTTGTGGTAGGTGTCAAAAATGATATTCCACATTTTGCTTTGCTTGACCAAAAAACAAAAGAGATTAAGGGTTTTGAAATTGATGTAGCAAAACTTCTAGCAAAGCATATTTTAGGCAATGAAAATAAACTCAAACTTGTTGCAGTTAATGCCAAGACACGAGGACCATTGCTTGATAATGGGAGCATAGATGTTGTGATTGCGACCTTTACAATTACGCCTGAACGCAAACGCACTTATAACTTTTCTGAACCCTATTATAAGGATTCTGTGGGTTTGCTCGTGCTTAAAGAAAAGGGTTATAAATCACTTGCAGATATGAAAGATGCAACTATTGGGGTAGCTCAAGCCGCAACCTCTAAAAGAGCCATTGCCTCTGCAGCAAAAAAACTAGGCATAAATGTGAAATTTAATGAATTTCCAGATTATCCAAGCATAAAAGCTGCACTTGATGCAAAACGTATTGATGCCTTTAGTGTTGATAAGTCAATTCTTTTAGGTTATGTTGATAAAAAAAGCGAGATTCTCTCTGATAGTTTTGAGCCTCAAGAGTATGGTATTGTAAGTCCAAAAAAAGATAAAGAATTCGCGGCTTTTATTGATACATTTGTAAAAAAGAATAAAGCACAAATTGATGAATTAGCAAAAAAGTGGGGCTTGTAA
- a CDS encoding amino acid ABC transporter permease: MVDSVSWVENLRTFLEYIGLYDEESSSPFAMWKFIDTLAQSNEFLSGFGYTLSVSILALLIALIFGTIGGVMATSKITILRAYTRMYVEIFQNTPLVIQIFFLYFALPPLGIHLDVFSVGVLGVGAYHGAYVSEVVRSGILAVPKGQFEASASQGFTYTQQMRYIILPQTIKIILPPITNQVVNLIKNTSVLLIIAGGEIMYVADSYAGDTSNYAPAYLFAAFLYFIVCYPLAYFAKFYEDRLKTAHLKR; encoded by the coding sequence ATCGTGGATAGTGTAAGTTGGGTAGAGAATCTACGCACATTTTTGGAGTATATAGGCTTATATGATGAGGAAAGTTCCAGCCCATTTGCGATGTGGAAGTTTATTGACACTCTTGCTCAAAGTAACGAGTTTCTTTCTGGCTTTGGTTATACTTTGAGTGTGAGCATTTTAGCTTTGCTTATAGCACTTATATTTGGCACGATTGGTGGTGTTATGGCGACAAGCAAGATTACAATTCTTCGTGCTTACACACGAATGTATGTTGAGATTTTTCAAAATACACCTTTAGTGATACAGATATTTTTTCTCTACTTTGCCTTGCCTCCGCTTGGAATCCATCTTGATGTTTTTAGTGTGGGTGTATTAGGAGTGGGTGCATATCACGGCGCTTATGTGAGTGAAGTTGTCCGTAGCGGGATACTTGCTGTGCCTAAAGGACAATTTGAAGCCTCTGCTTCACAGGGCTTTACTTATACACAGCAAATGCGTTATATTATTTTGCCTCAAACTATTAAAATCATCTTGCCTCCAATCACTAATCAAGTAGTGAATCTTATTAAAAATACTTCTGTGCTTTTGATTATTGCAGGTGGGGAAATTATGTATGTAGCTGATAGTTATGCTGGAGATACAAGCAATTATGCACCGGCATATCTTTTTGCGGCATTTTTATATTTTATCGTGTGCTATCCCTTAGCATATTTTGCGAAGTTTTATGAAGATAGACTTAAAACTGCTCACTTAAAGCGATAA
- a CDS encoding amino acid ABC transporter permease, protein MGNVFNQSNLHFLLDGLYLTLVVALATCVISIIFGTFLAITRNYGGRIISSLAAIYIEVFRNTPLLLWMLTAVFVLPSFFGRAEPAIWGTIGFSLYTSSVMAEIIRGGLNSVPKGQFEAAYSQGFSQFFTLFYIILPQTFRKVIPSMLSQIITTFKDTSFLAGLQIAELTYQSKIILAQLASFQEILAMIGLIAGVYFVICFSLSVLVRYLDKKMAYIS, encoded by the coding sequence ATGGGAAATGTATTTAATCAATCAAATCTTCATTTTTTACTTGATGGGCTTTATCTAACGCTTGTTGTGGCATTAGCAACTTGTGTGATTTCTATCATTTTTGGCACATTTTTAGCAATTACACGCAATTATGGTGGCAGGATTATAAGTTCTCTTGCAGCTATTTATATTGAAGTATTTAGAAATACACCTTTGCTTTTATGGATGCTTACTGCTGTTTTTGTTTTGCCGAGTTTTTTTGGACGAGCTGAACCTGCAATATGGGGAACTATTGGTTTTTCGCTTTATACAAGCTCGGTTATGGCAGAGATTATTCGCGGCGGGCTTAACTCTGTGCCTAAAGGACAATTTGAAGCAGCATATTCACAGGGTTTTAGCCAATTTTTTACACTTTTTTATATTATTTTGCCTCAAACCTTTAGAAAAGTTATTCCTTCTATGCTTTCGCAGATTATTACGACTTTTAAAGATACTTCATTTTTGGCAGGATTGCAAATAGCAGAGCTTACTTATCAATCTAAGATTATATTAGCCCAACTAGCGAGTTTTCAAGAAATACTTGCTATGATTGGATTGATTGCAGGAGTGTATTTTGTGATTTGTTTTAGTCTTTCTGTGCTTGTGCGTTATCTTGATAAAAAAATGGCATATATTTCATAA
- a CDS encoding PP0621 family protein, giving the protein MKFLLIIITLALLVYILIRPILKNNKPRKKPKDESIEEMQECAYCGVYTSANEAFLSQGKYYCSKECMQKDTQ; this is encoded by the coding sequence ATGAAATTTTTACTTATTATCATCACTCTTGCATTACTTGTGTATATACTTATTCGCCCGATTCTTAAAAATAACAAACCTCGCAAAAAACCTAAAGATGAAAGCATTGAGGAAATGCAAGAATGTGCATATTGTGGTGTATATACATCTGCAAATGAAGCATTTTTATCCCAAGGGAAATATTATTGCTCCAAAGAATGTATGCAAAAGGATACGCAATGA
- the rsmG gene encoding 16S rRNA (guanine(527)-N(7))-methyltransferase RsmG produces the protein MIDLQERLQRHHIMLPEVCYKHFTIFGDELLKWNKIHNLTGASSIESVMENIFDSLYPLRFIDDFTSCMDIGSGGGFPAIPLAIAKPQSHFILIEPRNKRSCFLQNIIIQLELNNVQVRPIRIQDVPIAEVNNLDLITSRALMDAKELISLSRKFLKSEGYFLLYKGTRFRQETPSMSIEECFTRENRIYYYKHSRDL, from the coding sequence ATGATAGATTTACAAGAGAGACTTCAAAGACACCACATTATGTTGCCTGAAGTGTGCTATAAGCATTTTACTATCTTTGGCGATGAACTGCTGAAATGGAATAAGATTCACAATCTCACAGGCGCGAGCAGCATAGAATCTGTGATGGAAAATATTTTTGATTCACTCTATCCATTAAGATTTATTGATGATTTTACAAGTTGTATGGATATAGGATCAGGTGGAGGATTCCCAGCAATTCCTCTTGCTATCGCTAAACCACAATCGCATTTTATCCTCATTGAGCCGCGTAACAAGCGTTCTTGCTTTTTGCAAAATATCATTATACAATTAGAGCTTAATAATGTGCAAGTGCGTCCTATTCGTATTCAAGATGTGCCAATTGCTGAAGTCAATAATCTTGACCTCATCACTTCGCGTGCGCTTATGGACGCTAAAGAGCTTATTTCACTCTCACGCAAATTTCTTAAAAGTGAGGGATATTTTCTTCTCTATAAAGGCACAAGATTCCGTCAAGAAACACCAAGTATGAGCATAGAGGAATGTTTTACACGAGAAAATCGTATTTACTACTATAAACACAGCCGTGATTTATAA
- the queA gene encoding tRNA preQ1(34) S-adenosylmethionine ribosyltransferase-isomerase QueA, with translation MTYFDPKIQESDFALSSYDYTLPFSAIAQNPANPRERAKLLIYQRDSGRIIHSDFYHFCDFVPKDTLLVFNDTRVIKARIYAHKLDCNTQKLSDKTFEIFYHKPLQSTSSAIPLFLVQIKGRVKCGDKLLINTDSTNPFLIAQVQECLDNGLRVVSFMQNEHALEYIQVLDMLEKYGHTPLPPYIKREDSCQDAHFYQSVFSKQLGSIAAPTASLHFSKESIESIKAQFETCFLTLHIGAGTFMNVESADIRHHLIHKEFFSLSPQSAAAIQNAHKVLCIGTTSARCVEYYARYKILQGECDIFLYPSKSFKRVDYLLTNFHLPKSTLMMLVSAMVGREKCLELYKLALEKGYRFYSYGDGMLIL, from the coding sequence ATGACATATTTTGATCCAAAAATTCAAGAAAGCGACTTTGCTCTCTCTAGTTATGACTATACCTTACCTTTTTCAGCCATAGCACAAAATCCTGCCAATCCTCGCGAGAGGGCAAAATTACTTATCTATCAAAGAGATAGTGGGCGCATTATCCATAGTGATTTTTATCATTTTTGTGATTTTGTGCCAAAAGACACGCTTCTTGTATTTAATGATACTCGCGTGATTAAAGCGAGAATCTACGCCCACAAGCTTGATTGTAACACACAAAAACTAAGTGATAAAACTTTTGAAATTTTTTATCATAAACCCCTGCAATCAACATCTTCTGCGATACCGCTTTTTCTTGTGCAAATCAAAGGACGTGTAAAATGTGGCGATAAACTTCTCATAAATACAGATTCTACAAACCCATTTCTTATTGCCCAAGTCCAAGAATGCCTTGATAATGGATTACGTGTGGTAAGTTTTATGCAAAATGAACACGCACTTGAATATATACAAGTGCTTGATATGCTTGAAAAATATGGACATACCCCTCTTCCACCTTATATTAAACGCGAAGATTCTTGCCAAGATGCCCATTTTTACCAAAGTGTCTTTAGCAAACAACTTGGCTCAATCGCTGCCCCAACTGCTTCATTGCATTTTAGCAAAGAGAGTATAGAGTCTATAAAGGCGCAGTTTGAGACTTGTTTTCTCACATTACATATCGGAGCAGGGACATTTATGAACGTAGAAAGTGCCGATATACGACATCACCTTATACATAAGGAATTTTTCTCTCTCTCACCTCAAAGTGCTGCTGCTATACAAAATGCTCACAAGGTGCTTTGTATTGGCACAACGAGTGCAAGATGTGTAGAATATTATGCAAGATATAAAATTTTACAAGGAGAGTGCGATATTTTCTTATACCCAAGCAAAAGTTTTAAACGTGTGGATTATTTGCTCACAAACTTTCATCTTCCCAAAAGCACTTTAATGATGCTTGTAAGTGCAATGGTAGGGCGAGAGAAATGCCTTGAACTTTATAAACTTGCTTTGGAAAAAGGATATAGATTTTATTCCTATGGAGATGGGATGTTAATACTATGA
- the tatC gene encoding twin-arginine translocase subunit TatC, translating to MLEDLKPHIQDLRKRLIISISVLFAAFVVCFGFWEEIFHIIKLPLVEVLGSEIRGKFIASGMIEGIFIAMKSALFAALVISTPVIFWQIWIFVAPGLYKNEKKVVIPFVFFGTTMFAIGVVFSYLGVLPFIIKNVLLFGNDQFEAYITAENYFTFFTRLVIGFGIAFELPVLCFFLGKVGLITDESLKNFFKYAVVLIFIIAALIAPPDVISQVLLAIPLMGLYGISIIVLKFVNPAQPQDEEEDEEDIAQTDLQEKQEGKESSL from the coding sequence ATGCTTGAAGACCTCAAACCACACATACAAGACTTGCGCAAAAGACTTATTATTAGTATTTCTGTATTATTCGCCGCCTTTGTTGTATGCTTTGGTTTTTGGGAAGAAATTTTTCATATTATTAAACTCCCTCTTGTTGAAGTTTTAGGAAGCGAAATAAGGGGTAAATTCATTGCTTCAGGTATGATAGAGGGGATTTTTATTGCAATGAAATCTGCACTTTTTGCTGCTCTTGTTATCTCTACGCCTGTAATTTTTTGGCAGATATGGATTTTTGTCGCTCCAGGCTTATATAAGAACGAAAAAAAAGTAGTGATTCCCTTTGTATTCTTTGGGACAACTATGTTTGCCATCGGTGTAGTATTTTCTTATCTTGGCGTGCTTCCTTTTATTATTAAAAATGTTTTGCTCTTTGGTAATGACCAATTTGAAGCCTATATCACCGCAGAAAATTATTTTACATTTTTTACACGACTTGTTATTGGCTTTGGTATTGCATTTGAATTGCCTGTATTATGCTTTTTTTTGGGAAAAGTAGGTTTAATCACCGATGAAAGCCTAAAGAATTTTTTTAAATATGCGGTGGTTCTTATTTTTATCATTGCTGCCCTTATTGCCCCTCCAGATGTCATTTCACAAGTTCTTTTAGCCATTCCTCTTATGGGACTTTATGGAATCTCTATTATTGTGCTTAAGTTTGTTAATCCAGCACAACCTCAAGATGAGGAAGAAGATGAAGAAGACATTGCTCAAACAGACTTACAAGAAAAACAAGAGGGCAAAGAGAGTTCTTTATGA
- the tatB gene encoding Sec-independent protein translocase protein TatB: protein MFGVGIFEVLVILIVAVIALGPNKLPQTIVDIVKFFRAVKKTMAEAKETFDKEIQLSEIKQEALKYKDTLESEVNKLTKDIRLDELREISVDSLTKPLQETKEVLSEEAKNLQSTLESLNSDISYESSAAAQTPTTQESIPTDSTREIAYATQKPQNSIDSINSKESSVDSLHSPSIVESTQSSSSKDS from the coding sequence ATGTTTGGTGTTGGTATTTTTGAAGTATTAGTTATTTTGATTGTAGCAGTTATTGCACTTGGTCCTAACAAACTCCCGCAAACTATTGTTGATATTGTTAAGTTTTTCCGCGCCGTAAAAAAAACTATGGCAGAAGCAAAAGAGACTTTTGATAAAGAAATTCAACTCTCTGAAATCAAGCAAGAAGCGCTCAAATATAAAGATACCCTTGAAAGTGAAGTTAATAAACTCACAAAAGATATAAGGCTTGATGAGCTACGCGAAATAAGTGTGGATTCTCTCACTAAACCATTGCAAGAGACAAAAGAGGTTCTCTCGGAAGAGGCAAAAAATTTACAATCCACTCTTGAATCTCTTAATAGCGATATAAGCTATGAAAGTTCAGCAGCAGCACAGACACCTACTACCCAAGAATCAATTCCTACAGATTCCACAAGGGAGATTGCATACGCCACACAAAAGCCTCAAAATTCCATAGATTCTATTAATTCTAAGGAAAGTAGTGTAGATTCTCTGCATTCTCCCTCTATAGTAGAATCTACACAATCTTCATCATCAAAGGATTCATAG
- the serS gene encoding serine--tRNA ligase — MIDTKALINQFDEIKSRLAIKKVSEETLSALKDMALKYKSCKQELEELQAFQNKTSKLFGEYKREQKDITALKVALDENKVKMSTLESTLKEIESHLETLAYGIPNLPDDATPEGEDENDNVEIKKVLSPPHFDFVPKEHWELGIANGWIDFEAGVKLAKSRFSVLRGMGAKLNRALINFMLDYNEKAGFESIVTPVIVNARALFGTGQLPKFEEDMFKVDSHFCDEQSEHDLYLISTSEITLTNLYQDSIIPSEELPIMLTAQTPCFRKEAGSAGRDTRGMIRQHQFDKVELVAITHPTQSAAMQEKMVQTASEILSELKLPHRLMQLCGGDLGFSASNTIDIEVWLPGQNCYREISSISNTRDFQARRAKIRYKENGKNALVHTLNGSSLAVGRTLIAIMENYQQVDGSVMIPEVLQKYL; from the coding sequence ATGATTGATACAAAGGCATTGATAAATCAATTTGATGAAATAAAATCGCGACTTGCAATTAAAAAAGTAAGTGAAGAAACATTGAGTGCTCTTAAAGATATGGCTCTTAAATATAAATCCTGCAAACAGGAGCTTGAAGAGTTACAAGCTTTTCAAAATAAAACTTCAAAACTTTTTGGCGAATATAAAAGAGAGCAAAAAGATATTACAGCACTTAAAGTGGCGCTTGATGAGAATAAAGTTAAGATGAGCACTTTAGAATCTACGCTAAAAGAGATAGAATCACATTTAGAAACACTTGCTTATGGGATACCGAATCTACCTGATGATGCCACGCCAGAGGGTGAGGATGAGAATGATAATGTTGAAATTAAAAAAGTGCTCTCTCCTCCACATTTTGATTTTGTTCCTAAAGAGCATTGGGAACTTGGTATTGCAAATGGTTGGATTGATTTTGAAGCAGGAGTAAAACTTGCTAAAAGTCGTTTTAGTGTGTTGCGTGGAATGGGAGCAAAACTCAATCGCGCACTTATTAATTTTATGTTAGATTATAATGAAAAAGCAGGTTTTGAATCTATTGTAACACCCGTAATTGTTAATGCACGAGCACTTTTTGGCACAGGACAGCTTCCAAAGTTTGAAGAAGATATGTTTAAAGTAGATTCTCATTTTTGTGATGAACAAAGTGAGCACGATTTGTATCTTATCTCTACTTCAGAAATTACGCTTACTAATCTCTATCAAGATAGTATTATTCCAAGTGAGGAACTACCTATTATGCTCACAGCTCAAACACCTTGTTTTCGTAAAGAAGCGGGAAGTGCAGGGCGAGATACGCGGGGTATGATACGCCAACATCAGTTTGATAAAGTTGAGCTTGTGGCTATTACTCACCCAACCCAAAGTGCAGCAATGCAGGAGAAAATGGTGCAAACAGCAAGCGAGATTTTAAGTGAGCTTAAGCTTCCACATCGTTTAATGCAGTTATGTGGTGGTGATTTGGGCTTTAGTGCAAGTAATACCATTGATATTGAAGTGTGGCTTCCGGGACAAAATTGTTATCGTGAGATTAGCTCTATATCAAATACGCGTGATTTTCAAGCTCGTAGAGCGAAGATTCGTTACAAAGAAAATGGTAAAAATGCCCTTGTGCATACACTTAATGGTTCATCTTTGGCAGTAGGACGCACACTTATTGCAATTATGGAAAATTATCAGCAAGTAGATGGGAGTGTAATGATTCCTGAAGTGCTACAAAAGTATCTATAA